Proteins encoded together in one Prunus dulcis chromosome 3, ALMONDv2, whole genome shotgun sequence window:
- the LOC117623441 gene encoding probable membrane metalloprotease ARASP2, chloroplastic, with amino-acid sequence MVISLSSSLSFINLTNSKSPISEFPSKPKTQLPKSLSSTVCCSFSSSDLGFQCKEPFFFQKGRYPHGRRFKFTSCAIPGFDYGNFESAQSVLEAAAVLTAIIVVHESGHFLAAYLQGIHVSKFAVGFGPILAKFNANNVEYSLRAFPLGGFVGFPDNDPDSDIPVDDKNLLKNRPILDRAIVVSAGVVANIIFAYLIIFTQVLSVGLPVQEAYPGVLVPEVRPFSAASRDGLLPGDVILEVNGIELPKGGPNGVSEIVDVIKQNAKRNVVLKVERGQQDFEIGIIPDENYDGTGKIGVQLSPNVRFTKVKPKSIPDAFNYTGREFWGLSSNVLDSLKQTFLNFSQTAGKVAGPVAIIAVGAEVARSNVDGLYQFAALLNLNLAIINLLPLPALDGGTLAFILIEAARGGRKLPLEVEQGIMSSGITVVIFVGLFLIVRDTLNLDFIKDML; translated from the coding sequence ATGGTCATTAGCCTCTCATCTTCTTTGTCTTTCATCAACTTAACCAATTCCAAGTCACCCATCTCTGAGTTTccatcaaaacccaaaacccagcTCCCAAAATCTCTGTCTTCCACCGTATGCTGTTCGTTTTCTTCATCAGACCTTGGTTTTCAATGCAAGGAACcgtttttctttcaaaaggGTAGGTACCCACATGGAAGAAGGTTCAAGTTCACGTCTTGTGCAATTCCCGGGTTTGATTATGGAAACTTTGAGAGTGCCCAGTCTGTGTTGGAGGCAGCTGCTGTGTTAACAGCCATAATTGTTGTTCATGAGAGTGGTCACTTCCTTGCTGCTTATCTTCAAGGCATTCATGTGAGTAAATTTGCAGTTGGTTTTGGTCCAATTTTAGCTAAATTCAATGCAAACAATGTAGAGTATTCTCTTAGAGCTTTTCCTCTAGGTGGATTTGTGGGATTTCCTGATAATGATCCAGACAGTGATATTCCAGTTGATGATAAAAATTTGCTTAAGAATAGGCCAATATTGGATAGAGCTATAGTGGTTTCAGCTGGTGTAGTTGCCAATATCATTTTTGCATACCTTATAATCTTTACTCAAGTCTTGTCAGTTGGTTTGCCTGTACAAGAGGCCTATCCAGGGGTGCTTGTGCCCGAGGTTCGACCCTTTTCAGCAGCTTCCCGAGACGGGTTGCTTCCGGGGGATGTGATCCTTGAGGTTAATGGAATTGAATTGCCGAAAGGAGGGCCTAATGGTGTTTCAGAGATTGTTGATGTAATTAAGCAGAATGCCAAAAGAAATGTGGTTCTTAAGGTTGAGAGGGGACAACAGGACTTTGAAATTGGGATCATCCCTGATGAGAATTATGATGGAACAGGCAAAATTGGAGTACAATTGTCACCAAATGTCAGGTTCACAAAAGTAAAACCCAAAAGTATTCCGGATGCTTTTAATTATACTGGGAGAGAGTTTTGGGGCTTGTCTTCTAATGTTCTGGATAGCTTAAAACAGACTTTTCTAAACTTCTCTCAGACAGCTGGTAAAGTTGCAGGTCCAGTTGCCATTATCGCTGTTGGTGCAGAAGTTGCAAGGTCGAATGTCGATGGACTCTATCAGTTTGCAGCCTTGCTTAATCTTAACCTTGCAATAATTAACCTTCTTCCTCTACCTGCTTTAGATGGAGGTACCTTGGCTTTCATCCTCATAGAGGCTGCTAGGGGTGGGAGAAAGCTTCCTCTAGAAGTGGAGCAGGGGATTATGTCATCAGGGATAACGGTTGTTATTTTTGTAGGATTGTTCCTTATTGTTCGGGACACACTTAATCTTGATTTTATCAAGGACATGTTGTAA